The DNA window TAAATGGCATGTTATAAGTTTTGActtaaaatatttcaaggtatGTATCTCATATTTTTTACCTTCCTATGGACCAGTAAGGTCTTAGATTTTCCATCAATAACATGTTCTTCTATTTTAGCAATATTGTGAGAAACATCATAGATCACATGCATATCTAAGTCATCAGGAGCCATTTTGAATTGCTTAGCAAATGCCTGGCGAGTCAGGAATGTCATGGAACTACGATTCACCCACGCAAAGTTGGCTGCTGCTGCCATAGATTTTAAATAATCTTGACCTTCAGTAGAATTTATCCTTGCACAGGCCAACTGTCTGTCATTGACAAGAATTTGATCCCTTTTCATAGCTTTTTCCATTTGAACTAGAGCATCTGTAGCAACTTGGTGTCCAAATCCTCGGCTACCAGAGTGGATCATTACCACAACTTGACCAGTTCTTTCTAGGCCCATTTTACCAGCAGCAAATTTGTCATAAATTTCATCAACAACTTGTATTTCAGCATAATGATTACCAGCACCTAGGGTGCCCAGTTGAGGCAATCCTCTTTTCTTTGCCCTCAGGCTGACTTTGGAGGGGTCAGCATTCAGCATACGCCCATATTCTTCACAATGTTCCTTGTCTTCTGCCCACACATACCCTTCCCTCAAAGACCAATCCATGCCCATTTCCAAAGCCTCTTCTAAATCCCTAGCATTCATAGGAATAATTCCTTTTGAACCTACACCAACAGGTATATGATCAAAAAGACTTTGTGCCAGTTGTTCCTACAATGAATAATACAAAATTAGGACTTACAtagataaaaatacttattattttacaataataatttcaaagcaATGCACCTAATTACAATTTACCTTAATTGGTTGTACATCTTTTTCACTTAAGTTGGTCCTCAGAAGTCTTACACCACAGTTGATATCAAAACCCACTCCTCCCGGCGACACAATTGATGTTGGGTCTGACGTATCAAATGCTGCCATGTTGCCTTACAAATACAAAAGAATCttattaaaacaaaacttataagtctgtatatataaaaagaaaaggtgactgactgactgactgatctatcaacgcacagctgaaactactggacggattgggctgaaatttggcatgcagatagctattatgatgtaggcatccgctaagaaaggatttttggaaattcaacccctaagggggtgaaataggggtttgaaatttgtgtagtccacgcggacgaagtcgcgggcataagctagtaacatatAAGTGTAAAGTTATAAGATTACATATTTTCTTTATATATGAAAATAGCTAgaagtttcaaaaataatatcaagATGTAATCATTGCAAACATTGATGCAATAGgagaaataaaatctaatgaaaTCCAAATATATTGCACTTAATTGGTGATGATAAAACTGAATTAATTCATTCTAAGCTGTAATTACTATTTTTAAGCAACTCAAACTATATAGCTTAAACTAGTTTTAGTTAATCCAAAGATTTACACATTTTTATAACTACAGTGAGTGGATGTTTCATCCTATTATGCATGAATAAAGGTGTCAATTTAGTGCCTTTTACCTgaataaaatttggtatagagatagcttgccttTGGAGATGATGACATAGCTTTCCTTTTACAAGAAAATCTGAAATTCTACAACATGGATGAAGTTGCAGGCGTCTGCTAGAGGGCTTAATGTTATAAAAttcaatggatttttaaaattgaacATTTACCTATAGCAAAACCATATCCTGAATGTACATCCGGTAACCCAACAGATTTGCCCACAATACCTGGCAATGCTGCTACGTTTGCTATTTGCTTAACACCTGGCAGAAATCCCCCCGTCATGCCTGGTCGGCAAGAATTTCTTAATTCATCTAACATGAGTTTCTCCAGCGTACTATTCACATAGAATACACCTTCTACATTCATATTGGGTTGGAAACCCTTTTTAATCCTCCAACAATGTGGATTTATCTTCTCCAAGTACTTCAACTCTTCGTTGTATTGCCTGACAACCATTTTTCGCACAACAGTAACAACCTTCTGGTTGTGttctcttatttaattaatgtaCAATCCTAGTACAATCAAAAtgctttaaattaaaatcacagTTTAAAACACGTTTAAAATATGATGCTATTATAGGAACCACCAcagattaataatataatttgaatagGGATACTACGGGAACCACAGACCATAGGTAccaccatagattatctactatggTACCACGATGCTACGCTAGAtgatgtaataaaatatttgattattgGCAGCCGGCAagccaaagagtatgtaatcactatatattttttatatgaaatAACAAAGAAATGAATGACTACCtatgtttgtcaaattttacgttTTTTGAAGTTTTGTTTGACGTCATCAAAGAGATACGATATAGATAATATGCTTGTGTATAAGGGTTGTATGCggtgcaactccagaacattaaaaaatcgcaaattgaaattcgcttgtggtgccatctaagcgcgagcacggctaaacaaatagataacagttaataaaagacgtaaatagatggcgggcacattgttgtaattttaaattacaaacatttgacagccacagtcaccgtcagtggtgccagattgggcgaattaccgccatttaggctaaaaagcatgttaaaaaatgatcctgggaaaagtgacaaaagtcaaatgataaaattattagttgatcagagtacaagttttgattttgtgcaataatgtaaataaaattttaaaaggtaaaaattcagatactgaaaatgatagcataaaaattcaggcgttgagatattatcaaacacataaaggcaaataatctattttatgcaatctaatgaaatcagtagttgaattacagacttcgtttgataaaactagcttatgctcgcgacttcgtccgcgtggacttcacaaatttcaaccccctatttcacccccttaggggttgaattttaaaaaaccctttcttagcggatgcctacttcataataactatctgcatgccaaatttcagcccgatccgtccagtaatttgagctgtgcgatgataggtcagtcagtcagtcaaccgaaaatgttatttgaatattaattatttcacaatcttgtgggtcttgaatttggttatgtattttatagtgtttacatacacttcgtattgttttttattctattgtattttatgtatctacctagttacgaatttatgataataaatatttacaaaaccttaaaacctttttctttctataatat is part of the Maniola hyperantus chromosome 3, iAphHyp1.2, whole genome shotgun sequence genome and encodes:
- the RtcB gene encoding RNA-splicing ligase RtcB homolog; this encodes MVVRQYNEELKYLEKINPHCWRIKKGFQPNMNVEGVFYVNSTLEKLMLDELRNSCRPGMTGGFLPGVKQIANVAALPGIVGKSVGLPDVHSGYGFAIGNMAAFDTSDPTSIVSPGGVGFDINCGVRLLRTNLSEKDVQPIKEQLAQSLFDHIPVGVGSKGIIPMNARDLEEALEMGMDWSLREGYVWAEDKEHCEEYGRMLNADPSKVSLRAKKRGLPQLGTLGAGNHYAEIQVVDEIYDKFAAGKMGLERTGQVVVMIHSGSRGFGHQVATDALVQMEKAMKRDQILVNDRQLACARINSTEGQDYLKSMAAAANFAWVNRSSMTFLTRQAFAKQFKMAPDDLDMHVIYDVSHNIAKIEEHVIDGKSKTLLVHRKGSTRAFPPHHPLIPVDYQLTGQPVLIGGSMGTCSYVLTGTHQGMTETFGSTCHGAGRALSRAKSRRNIDYKEVLVKLEEMGISIRVASPKLVMEEAPESYKNVTDVVNTCHAAGISKKTVKLRPIAVIKG